In Brassica napus cultivar Da-Ae chromosome C2, Da-Ae, whole genome shotgun sequence, the sequence agaaaccaaaccaaaccatgtGGTCTATGAAGTATGAATAAAATAGTACTAGTTCGCATTTCGTACCAACCATTATTGATGATTGAAGATGGTTTCAGTCGTTGAGAAGATCTAGTTTCTTCAGGGCATCACGAACATCCGAATCCAAGGGTGCGTGAACCACGTTGTTGCTCTCCAAGGAGATCACATCAGTGAGAGGATAACTCCTGTTAGTGTGCAAAGCGTTGCTTGCGCTGCAAGACACCCCTTCTAGCACAACGCTCTTGTGAAGCCCTCCGAGCAATCCTTCGTAGTCAGTGTCACCTGATTCTCCCACGAACACAACCATATTCGCCAAGTCAATGCCCCACCGAACAAACAAATACCTGGTTCACCATAACTGATTAGTAAGTAACAGAAACGATAGAATACTTCCTTGCACCACAAGTTTTGTACTTAATACTACCTATGTTCCTTAAAGATAGATTTTATAgtgttttcacacatattaataaaacacattgaATCACTATTataaatgtatcatttttgcaattatcactttttaataacttttaaccaatagtaattcaagaaactcaattttttttttcaatttctgcatagaaaaacataaaacatttatccttccttctgaaaccattttttctctaaaacatCAATTGCAAAATTGAGAGAGTAGTAGTTACCTTAGGGCTTGTACACGAGAAGCCAGCACTGGTATCACGTTTATTCTGGTGCCATTCTGACTATAAACGACATGACAACGCAACGCCTGGATCCTAAGCACTTTCCTGAGCTCTCTCACTGGAGGTACCTGAAGATAAAAAGACGAAACAAATGAACttaagaagaatcaagaagacgtTCTTGATATGTTGCACTTGATTAAACTTACAGCTGCAGGCTTCTTGACAGCAAAGGTGTAACAGTAGTCAGTCGAAAGATGTTCAGCAAGAGTGACAATctgctcatcatcatcatcaccagatcTTTTCTCGTTAACCGAAGACGCCCAACGGATCAAAGTCTTCCTCAGCCCTTCACCACCCCAGCGATACTCTACATGGGAGTGGTAGTAAAAGTCAACCACAAAAGGACCATCTTCAGAGCTGAGTGACGTGTAGTAGAGATCACTCCCGCTGTTGCACACGAAAGCGTCGAAGTCATTAGGACTTAACCCTCCTGACTCCAAGAAAGATGTTATCTCAGAGATTTTAAGAGATGTTGACAATATGAACCCGACGGATCCATCAGCTCTCTCCTTTTCAACCGCCTCTAGGATCCTTCTCGTAGCAGCTAGTGTGTCCTTTTCACCGTCAAAGTCAAGAGCAATGACGAAGATAAACTTCCTTCTCCGCACCGCAGGGAACTTTCCAGAGCTAACCTCTGACCTCTCCAGTGATGATCCCATTTTGCGGCTACTATCTTTGCCTTTAGACCAGTTTAAGACAGCAGCTTCGATTTTGCTCTTCCTGTCCATGGAGGAGCTCACTTCTTGATTCATTGAACCGTCATTCCCACTTCCACCGTCAAATGAGAACCTCAAGTTCAAGGATATATCTCTGAAGGAATCACCGGGTGACTCAGGCTCTGAGttatcaccatcatcatcatcatcgtcgctttgCCATTGTGGATGTCTTGGTTTGAAGCTGGTTATGCGGGATAGATAAGTTTTGCAATGCTCTGGCCAAGAGAATTGGTGAATGTTCTTCAACCCGTTTTGGCGACACTTTGCCCATAGGTGCTTGTCAGCAACAAGCTTGAGAAGAGCTTCGGAGAGAGATTGCTGGTCATGAGGATCCACTAGGAGACCATTGTCCAAAATCTGGAAGAAAAGTAGAACAACCAAGAAGGTGCATTATGTAATAGTCTTGAGGGATACAATGATTTATTAATAAGAATACATACCCGGTGTATATCTACAGGACCGCCATTTTTTGTAGCAACCATTGGCAATCCATAGGCTGCAGCCTAGAAGggaaaaaacacacacacacataagtCATGAAACAAACACATTTGAACATAGAATAGGCAAATTAGTGTTTAGTCTATTCTTTATTGTTTATTATTCAGAAACCAAGTCACACATATGATGTAACACCGGTTTTTTTGaggaataaatttaacattcattcagaaaaaacatagaagaagaaataaaaaccTCAATTAGCGTAAGTCCAAATGGTTCGATGAAAGCTGGATTAATGAAAACACCCTGCAAAGATTCCATACACAATAATTAATCTACTAAAGAGATGAATAAGACATAAGCATTCTAAGCAGAATGTTTCTTTAGTGAATAAAAAAATCCAGATCAAGTGTTGGATGGCCTTGTTTTCATGGTGAATAGCTCAAGAAACTTAAGACGACAATACATCTGATGATCTTGAATTATATAAGTAGCATGATATAGTTATAATGAACTGCTGAGAGTACCTTAGACTTTGCAGCTAGGCGATATATGTCAGGGACATCAGACTGTTTGTGATGTTTAGGGTAGGCGACTTGACCGTAGAGATCATACTTATCAACTAGCTTCAGAACAGAAAGGAGAACAGAAGAACTCGTGCTCGACATTTCATCAATCCCATCACGGTTGCCCATAATAAGTgcctgcaaacaaaaaaaacatggaagacaaagaaaacaaaaacattaaacaaaCAACCAAAGTGTTTTAGAGAAATATCTTTACAAAAGTCCCAATATACATACCAGGTTAGCAAGCTCTCTAAGTGGGCGACATTCTCCAAATGCCTTCACTAACGTCGTGATATTCTTCTTTGGGTCGGGCCTCGCAAGGGCAAGTATCATAGGCTTTCGAGAATTCGAAAAGAAACGCATTATCTGCATCACATGTAGAGTTTAGAGGTCAAGTAAACTGCTTGCCACTAAGATAATGCAATCATACTTTTATATTCAATAATtaatcttatattttattttcatgtagATGCTAATATTCAAGCAAGAACCTCAGCCCATATTGGTGGATCTCTAGAAGTTGGATGTTCCTCATTCCCATCTGCATCTTCCATGTCACCATCATGTGGAACAATATGATTAAACTCCATCCCTGGTGGAATTTTCTGCagcaacaataaaaaaacaaaaaaaaaaacttttatgataCTACAGAAGAGCAGCGTCTGTCTCGGTAAAGCCAAATGAAACATTCGCATTTAGCctccaaattttttgaaaaaaattgcaTAGACAAAATGGTctcaaatttgtaaataaaaaaatatatattgaaatctTTAGTAAATCGTCTAGATCAAGAAATTAGCTTTGagcttaaattacttacaaccATGCGAGGCATGAACCGTCCATAACAGCTAACATTCCTCTTGATCCTTGCTCTCAGCTTACGCTCCAATATAGGGTCAAACCCATCATACAACCTCCACTGCTCATCTATCTCCTGCCTCGTGCTAGTTATCACCATCTCAGAAACGTCAAGAGACAACTCCTCACCCTCTATCCGCCTCATAATCTTATAAGTCGAGTTTATCTCTTCTTTCGAGAGCCGTCCTTGCTTCAAAAGCTGCTCCAGTTTATCTCTACCGAGCGAGTGGCCAGTGAGAATCATAGGCACATTAAGCGCACCCGACAGCAAAGCAGCGGCGTCACCAGCATCAGCGTAGTGTCCATGAATGGCAGAAGGCCAAATAGGCTTCCCACTACCACCACCAACAACTTGTTCGCCGAGGACGTTTGACATTTGTATGATGTGGCTCATTGCTCCATCGACGAACTCGGCGATGTGAGGCCATAGAAGCTCTTTTGGAATGTACTTGTCTTTTGGACCGAAGGGTATTCTCACGATATAAGCGCCGCTGCTCTCGCCCATCTCGTCCGAGAGGTCTTCGGAGTCTCTAGGAGTGAGCATTTCGGTTGGTTCGCCGTAACTGTAGTCAACATCTGGTGAAGAGACTTGTCTGGTAAGCAAGTCGACCCTGTAGACTCCTGGCATTGATCCTAAAGCACGTGCAAGCTCCACAACGTATTTAACCTGCAACATGAGAACTAACCAACCGTTATTACCAGATCACAATCACTTAGATTGTCTGTAACATTTACCTGGCCACCGGTATCAGAATCACGTCCGAGCTCCATGTTTTCGCCACGTATGAGACCATGAAGACTGCATGCATATATACTGAGTGTTAAATAACTATAATGTTTCATCACTAATCAAATTCTCAATTGGTAGATCATTTGCAACATGTTCACTTAGATTTTGAGCACAATACCTTATTAGAACAAGATACAGCTTGTTTCCCTTCTGTTGGTTTGCCCATATCTCCATGGACTCAGCAGAATTAATCCTCGCCAGCCTGCTTTTGATTCCGTGAGTTGACACATCACTGACGATGTCTCCTTTCTCTCCTTCTGAAAACTCTTCGGACATATCATCTGTTATCTCCCTGCGGCCTCTCTCGCGCTCAAGACGGCGCTTGGCTAGCCTCTGTGCTTCCTTTTCCTCATGCTGCACAAACATAAGAATGAGCACATAGAAAATGAGTTCATAGCTAATTCCATATTCAATGATACAAGGTCACAAAGCAGGACATAATAGCtattgaaattaaaattcaaagccaaattcttttttttttttttttgaatatcatGAAAGTTAGGGGCCGaaataatattagtttcgtccCAGCAGTCACTCGAACTGGACACAATGCACATAATCCTTTCGAGTTGAGCTAATGAACTCTCTGGTAACTCTAAGTGCCAAATTCAagcaaaatcatttttaaaagacTAGTCCACAGTGATTCCTTACAAAAAGTTTGCTCTTTTTATATTGTTAGTCTTACTATTGAAAGAGATTTAAAAATGCAAACAGAAACACTTTAAAAAGGCGaccagaattaaaaaaaaaaacatgacttCAGAGTCAAACATTTCAGATCAAAGTCAACACTCCATAGATATGATGCTAGATTACTTTTACATAAGAAACctctaatttatttaaaaaattacaagcAAAAAAGGGTGAaaaaagcttttaaaaaaaaacagaacctgCTTCTTTTGACGAGCGAGATTCCAGATCCTCCAACACATGTTCTCCAACCGTGTGTTCCTCTCTTGCGTACTCCTCGTAGCAACAGcctaatacaaaaaaaaaggccACCAACTTTATCATAAACTCACAaaagcaaaagaagaaagagaagcagAAGAGCAGTGGTGCTTTACCTTGGTCCATGACTTGTGAAGATCAGTCTCATCGTACCCAGTAATGACTTCCTCAACGAAGTAACGGCTAGGAGTGAACCTGCCTCTCTCCCTTAACAAAAGCGAAGGGCGAGCATCGTCGAGAGGCTGACCAACGTCGAGAATCGCCTCCAAGTAACTGTTCACCCAATCGTTCCCAGCCATTTCTTGCCTTTGCGAAGAATATGCTTAGAGAATGATTCTCGTACCTTTTGCTTTGTTGATCGAAAGAGACAAAGATCCACTCAGCTTGGAGTATGTGGGGTTAGTGAAGACGATACACAGACAGGTCCACTCCACACGCATCCGTTTCGAACGGCTCAAAACTCTGCCgaccttttttgtttttatattgcaatagttttttttttaatcaaggAAAGAAAACTGTCATAAAATATTGTTCTTACAGAAGTAAAACTTGTTTTGACTGGATTATAACATAATTAGGAAAGTAAAAAAgtcctgtttttttttaattaggtgTTTGAATTGACTAGTGATaaccatattttatatttctgcTTGACCATATTCGTTTTAGTTCAGACTAATATTTAGTTTccttatagtatatattaacaaacatgaatataaaaatgaatatgCCTCATAGTCCGATGATAGATCTTCTGACAGAGAACGAAGAGCATATTCTTGTAATGTTATTTATTTGCTTAACTTggtttaaatgatataaattcaTCCATTCAAGACAGTACTATACAAACAAAACGTATGAATTAATGTTGAACCATGACTTTTTTACTGTTCTTTGCCTACCATTATCAACTTAGTAGTTAGATATTAACTTTCATCTATACTAGAGTTTATACTTTTATATGatctaattaatattaataataaatttatcatgcaaatacaataatgtTAGAATTTTACCTTGCCAATAATAAAtcgaatcaaatattaaaaatcctaacactattgtatttgcataataaatattattattattaattatattatacatgtatcaatatttatataagtaTTGTGTTTGTCAATCATGTTTTTGAATTGTAAATTATAAATTGTAAGTCAACCtaacccctaaatactaaatcttaaaaaaaatcactaaactttaaacccaaatGTTAAAGTATTCTTGATtgaatgtattttgaaaattggGAACCATTTTATGGtatttcaaacaatttttttataaaattatagaaaagttaataatattagttaatatgttttgttttaaactCTTTTAGAAATGCGATTTTGTGAATTTTGATGTACTAATTCTGTCATAAAACTTGTTTTACTGCTATTTGAGaatatttctaatttaattttacCCAAAATTTTAGTTTACCGTTAGACATTCATTTAGCAGCATAAGCTATAATTTTTCGATCCAACCATTTTTATATAGACCATGAATTGGGATAACAAAGAGTCCAGTCTACTGTCTACAATAGACACTCTTAGGGGGTGTTAGTGGGACTTAGATTTCTATagagtttgttgattttaaaagttgagagatttgttaaatttggaaagagatgtagagaattttgtatattgtgaaaatctatgaaaataaagtaatgtaatgattctaagaattcaAGGTAAACATGTAGTATTCTCAAAATCTTAATTTGTGAGTTAAAATGATAAGAATTCAACTCCCAATAACACTTACTTTAATAGATTTGTAgaatcattaaaatctaaactttttgaataacaaatgattttgtATAGAGTTATAGaatcatcaaaccaataacaatagatttcaATGAGAATATGAGaatctataaaccaataacactagacttAGAAATTCTAAGATTCATTATAAATCTCATCCCCACTAACACCCCCTTAAAGATATGGTCTCGGTTTTTATGGTACTATAAACTCAGTCTACACTCgtcaaacatttttattgttagtattccattaaaagaatatatataattcatcaTATTTATGCCTTATGATATTTTGATATTCATGAACtatctataaaatatttgaaactttTTGTCCAAAGATTTATGGTACTATGAACTCAGTCTAAACTTTTTGTCCAAATATCTGACGCACTTGGACCAGTTCTGCTTGGTttaggttttcctttttttttttaattccggTTTCTGTTGATTATCCcactttgatttttctttttttgatgaatcacccggtttgtttttttttttttatgaaagtaCAGTATTGcatttatataaaacattacataATGAGTTTGGAGATTAAAGCAGTTGTAGATGGATATAACCAAGTTATTACATAAAGCCATTTGGTTTAGTCTTGTTGCTTTTGTCAAGCAATCTGCTTCAGTGTTTACTCCTCTTCTGATCTTTTGAAACTTATAGTAAGAACTTGATTTCACCATATGACATATAATTTGCAGCACAAGCTGCAACTTCGTTACCCATTCATTTTTTGTGAAGTCTATGGATTATGGATGCCATAGAGATTGGAGTATAATGATTTTGAGTCGTCTCTGTTTCAATGGAACTAAGAAACGGGGTCTAAACTCGCTAAACCTTTTGTTATTGGTCTAAAATAAAAAGTGAATAGAATCCATCCACCCAtcctatacattttttttttgttagatggTAAATATCATTCAAGAACTAAGGTTTGGTTATAACATTAGCTAGCTGAACCCAAATCTACTTGACAGCACATAGGAACCgcaaaaagttttaaaaaaacccTTAAGAAACACACGCGTTAGAACCAGAACAACCATAGCGGTGTTCATGGAGCTAACAAAAATTTAGAGCAACCGACAACATATAAACTCTCAACTTAAATATGCTACTAGTATCATGACGGAACCACGAAGAACATGAGCAAAGCTAAGAGAGGAACGCCTGAGCACTCACCCGAGGGTGGCTCCTATTGGCTTCAACGGAGGCGGCTGGCAACGGCTCCAGGACACTATAGGAGGAGGACGCCGAGCAGAACCAGACACGAAGCTTTCTCGGCAGCAAAGCCCCAATGTGAACCCGATAATACTCCACCTGACATGAAGAACAGACCTGTCAAGCGCAGGCGGTAAATTTGGTTCTCCAACCGGTCACGCGATGTTGAGATCTCTCCTCAAAAAACATGAGGAGAGAAGTGAAGCACCATAGGAGAAGAACATATCTCTCCTGAGGTTGTGctggttcggtttcggttttggGTTCGGTTTAGTTCAGTACGATTTTGAAAAGTAATTTGGTTTTCGGTTCTATTTGgatttcgattttcaaaaaaaataaaaaatttataacccgaaaatatccaaaataaccgaaaatagctgatttttttttgaaaaattagacCGGAattaaccgaaaaccgacggttcGATTTTTGGAAAACCAAAGTCGCAGGCCTAGTTTCAGTCATTATGAGTTTTACATACTACTTTTGGCTACAAGGATTATGCTTCACTCCAGTGATCTCTGTGATTTATGTTGCTTTGTACATCTAATCGTATCCAGAATTAACTTTTCTAAACCTAAATATATATCAAGAGaaataaatcacaaaatattGCACCACAATAAATGATGGGGAGTATTAAGATAAATGATGTCAAGCTAATCCAAAAACATAGGTTCTCACTTCTCAGACAGTATTACAAACTGAAAACTCAAAACATGtctgaagaaaacaaaagatttcAGGCAAAGAACAAGAAGCTTTCTAAGCAGCACCCTTTCCCTTCTTCTTCTGGATCTTCTTCTGGTAGAATTCCAACTCTTTGCCTTCAAGAATGTATCTGCACAACAACATTTACAAGATTAGAGACCATAACCAAATTTCAAGTTAAAGAGAttttaaacaaagaaaaaatcgATAAATGAAATACCCATCAGCTCTTCCGCACTGGCCAGGCCTTGATGAGATGCATGCCAGCAAACGACCACTTGCAAACTGGTCCTCGATGTGGGAATCAAGGCTACGACCTTCTTGACGGCTCTCAATCTTTCTCTGGACGTGGTTGCTCTTCTTCACCTCCTCaggagcagcagcagcagctggAGCAGCCTCTTCACCATCCTACAATATTTAAAAGTCTCATCAGCTTCATTCGAACTGCCACAACGTAACAAGactcaaataaaatatataagtgaAAAGAATGTTCTCACCTCTCCTTCCTTCTTGGCAGCAGAAGGAGCAGTCTTCTTCTTGCGACCAACCTCAACACCATAGTGCTGGAGGTACCACTGCTTGAAAGGAGCAGCATCCACCTGAACAATGGCGCTCTTCACTAGTGTCTTGGTACGGACCAACTCGTTGTTGGAGGCATTGTAGACCACATCAAGAACTCTGGTCTTGCGAGTAACAGCTTCACTTCCCCAAGAGTAGTTACCAGTGTCGAGCCTCAACGCACGCCACTTGACGTTACCTCCACGGACACGGATTCTTCTGACCGTCTTGTTGCTGGACAACTTAGTGTTGGCTGGCTGCCTTCCCATCTCATACCTTAATAATCACAAtcaaacaattattaaaaatcagaaatgaacaaattaaacaaaacagaCAAAGATTAATGCTTTCCACTAATATTTTGTTAAAGACAAAAACTTGACATGAGAATAATAATCTCTTAACGCAAAACATTCAGATTAACAGATATCAACATCATCTAAGTTCAAAATGTTCCAGCTAGCTACTTCGACGTTCAACAGTATCTCAAACCGTTTGTAAACAGAGCAGAAACATTTCGATctgaatataattaaaaaagaaacttacTTTCGCTTCTTCCTCCATCCCTTCTGCTTGCCTCCAGTGGCACGCCTCTTGTGGATTGAGTCACGAGATATACCTATCAAAAACCATGTTCCATATATCAGATTCTAGCACAAAGAGACCAAACACATTAaggggaagagagagagatagagaagtgAATGTTCGTACCCATGGTTGCCTTTCTCTGTTAAAAATGCGCCGGAGATGTGAGATTTTGGACACAAGTAAGCTTTATATAAAGTGGGATGTCTGAAAAAACCCTAGTAG encodes:
- the LOC111210345 gene encoding sucrose-phosphate synthase 1-like, with product MAGNDWVNSYLEAILDVGQPLDDARPSLLLRERGRFTPSRYFVEEVITGYDETDLHKSWTKAVATRSTQERNTRLENMCWRIWNLARQKKQHEEKEAQRLAKRRLERERGRREITDDMSEEFSEGEKGDIVSDVSTHGIKSRLARINSAESMEIWANQQKGNKLYLVLISLHGLIRGENMELGRDSDTGGQVKYVVELARALGSMPGVYRVDLLTRQVSSPDVDYSYGEPTEMLTPRDSEDLSDEMGESSGAYIVRIPFGPKDKYIPKELLWPHIAEFVDGAMSHIIQMSNVLGEQVVGGGSGKPIWPSAIHGHYADAGDAAALLSGALNVPMILTGHSLGRDKLEQLLKQGRLSKEEINSTYKIMRRIEGEELSLDVSEMVITSTRQEIDEQWRLYDGFDPILERKLRARIKRNVSCYGRFMPRMVKIPPGMEFNHIVPHDGDMEDADGNEEHPTSRDPPIWAEIMRFFSNSRKPMILALARPDPKKNITTLVKAFGECRPLRELANLALIMGNRDGIDEMSSTSSSVLLSVLKLVDKYDLYGQVAYPKHHKQSDVPDIYRLAAKSKGVFINPAFIEPFGLTLIEAAAYGLPMVATKNGGPVDIHRILDNGLLVDPHDQQSLSEALLKLVADKHLWAKCRQNGLKNIHQFSWPEHCKTYLSRITSFKPRHPQWQSDDDDDDGDNSEPESPGDSFRDISLNLRFSFDGGSGNDGSMNQEVSSSMDRKSKIEAAVLNWSKGKDSSRKMGSSLERSEVSSGKFPAVRRRKFIFVIALDFDGEKDTLAATRRILEAVEKERADGSVGFILSTSLKISEITSFLESGGLSPNDFDAFVCNSGSDLYYTSLSSEDGPFVVDFYYHSHVEYRWGGEGLRKTLIRWASSVNEKRSGDDDDEQIVTLAEHLSTDYCYTFAVKKPAAVPPVRELRKVLRIQALRCHVVYSQNGTRINVIPVLASRVQALRYLFVRWGIDLANMVVFVGESGDTDYEGLLGGLHKSVVLEGVSCSASNALHTNRSYPLTDVISLESNNVVHAPLDSDVRDALKKLDLLND
- the LOC106425821 gene encoding 40S ribosomal protein S8-1-like; translation: MGISRDSIHKRRATGGKQKGWRKKRKYEMGRQPANTKLSSNKTVRRIRVRGGNVKWRALRLDTGNYSWGSEAVTRKTRVLDVVYNASNNELVRTKTLVKSAIVQVDAAPFKQWYLQHYGVEVGRKKKTAPSAAKKEGEDGEEAAPAAAAAPEEVKKSNHVQRKIESRQEGRSLDSHIEDQFASGRLLACISSRPGQCGRADGYILEGKELEFYQKKIQKKKGKGAA